One genomic region from Salvia hispanica cultivar TCC Black 2014 chromosome 2, UniMelb_Shisp_WGS_1.0, whole genome shotgun sequence encodes:
- the LOC125205800 gene encoding 29 kDa ribonucleoprotein A, chloroplastic-like: MAASTHLLSLTPRTLSLHLHHHHSSVPSLFTPSSIKALPKLLLAVTSRASIFARNVALSEEGTPYLGGAEAETETEVEDTPDLKLFVGNLPFSVDSAALADLFQQAGGVEEVEVIYDKATGRSRGFAFVVMSSVEEAEAAVEQFNGYELEGRALRVNSGPPPPKRESSFGGRERSSYGNSSFGAPRGGRERFGNTNKIYVGNLSWDVDNLALESVFSEHGDVQEARVVYDRDSGRSRGFGFVTYSSAEEVNRAVESLDGTELEGRPIRVSPAEDRR, encoded by the exons ATGGCCGCCTCTACCCATCTCTTATCCTTAACCCCACGCACCCTCTCCCTACACCTACACCACCACCACTCCTCCGTTCCTTCTCTCTTCACGCCCTCTTCCATCAAAGCCCTCCCAAAACTCCTTCTTGCCGTCACCAGCCGCGCTTCCATTTTCGCGCGGAACGTGGCTCTCTCGGAGGAGGGAACCCCCTACTTGGGCGGCGCTGAGGCTGAGACTGAGACTGAGGTGGAGGACACTCCGGATTTGAAGCTCTTTGTCGGGAATTTGCCCTTTAGTGTTGACAGTGCTGCGCTTGCCGACTTGTTTCAACAAGCTGGAGGTGTGGAGGAGGTTGAG GTTATCTATGACAAGGCTACGGGAAGAAGTCGGGGTTTTGCCTTCGTGGTGATGTCTTCGGTTGAGGAAGCTGAAGCTGCAGTTGAACAATTCAATGGATAC GAACTTGAGGGCAGAGCTTTGCGTGTAAACTCTGGACCACCACCACCTAAAAGGGAAAGCTCCTTTGGAGGACGGGAACGATCAAGCTATGGGAACTCCTCATTCGGAGCTCCCAGGGGGGGCCGTGAACGATTTGGTAATACCAACAAGATTTATGTGGGTAACCTTTCATGGGATGTGGACAACCTTGCTCTCGAGTCTGTGTTTAGCGAGCATGGAGATGTTCAGGAGGCTAGGGTGGTATATGATAGAGATAGTGGTAGATCCAGGGGTTTCGGGTTTGTTACCTACAGCTCGGCCGAAGAGGTCAACAGAGCTGTTGAGTCATTGGATGGCACA GAACTGGAGGGTCGACCTATTCGAGTTAGTCCTGCTGAAGACCGtcgttaa